The following coding sequences lie in one Oryctolagus cuniculus chromosome 7, mOryCun1.1, whole genome shotgun sequence genomic window:
- the LOC100341439 gene encoding intelectin-1 isoform X2: MTQGGFLLLLLVATGWRSAAVAYTDPSEWNCSYSPNLPRSCKEIKQECPKSRDGLYFLRTENGVIYQTFCDMTSGGGGWTLVASVHENLMAGKCTLGDRWSSQQGSRADYPEGEGNWANYNTFGSAEAATNDDYKNPGYYDIQAQDLEIWHVPNKTPLQHWRNSSLLRYRTNTGFFQHLGHNLFGLYQKYPVKYGTGKCWTDNGPAIPVLYDFGDAEKTASYYSPLGRKEFVAGFVQFRVFNNERAANALCAGMRVTGCNTELHCIGGGGFFPEGNPRQCGDFSAFDWSGYGTHQGYSSSREITEAAVLMFYR; encoded by the exons ATGACCCAGGGgggcttcctgctgctcctccttgtGGCCACAGGATGGCGAAGTGCAG CTGTGGCCTATACAGATCCCTCGGAATGGAACTGTTCGTATTCTCCAAATCTGCCCAGAAGCTGCAAGGAAATCAAACAGGAGTGCCCTAAATCACGCG ATGGCCTGTATTTCCTCCGCACTGAGAATGGGGTCATCTACCAGACCTTCTGCGACATGACCTCAGGGGGTGGTGGCTGGACCCTGGTGGCCAGTGTGCACGAGAACCTCATGGCTGGGAAGTGCACATTGGGTGATCGCTGGTCCAGTCAGCAGGGCAGCAGAGCAGACTACCCAGAGGGGGAAGGCAACTGGGCCAATTACAACACCTTTGGGTCTGCGGAGGCAGCCACAAATGATGACTACAAG AACCCCGGCTACTACGACATCCAGGCCCAGGACCTGGAAATCTGGCACGTGCCCAACAAGACGCCCCTGCAGCACTGGAggaacagctccctgctgaggtacCGCACCAACACTGGCTTCTTCCAGCATCTGGGACACAATCTGTTTGGCCTCTACCAG AAATACCCAGTGAAATATGGCACAGGGAAGTGTTGGACTGACAACGGCCCAGCGATTCCTGTGCTCTATGACTTTGGTGATGCTGAGAAAACTGCATCTTATTACTCACCTCTGGGTCGGA AGGAATTTGTTGCCGGATTTGTCCAGTTCAGGGTATTTAACAATGAGAGAGCAGCCAACGCGCTGTGTGCTGGGATGAGAGTTACTGGCTGTAACACTGAATTA CACTGCATCGGTGGAGGAGGATTCTTCCCGGAGGGCAATCCCAGGCAGTGTGGGGATTTCTCCGCCTTTGACTGGAGTGGATATGGAACTCATCAGGGTTATAGCAGCAGCCGGGAGATCACCGAGGCAGCTGTGCTGATGTTCtacagatga
- the LOC100341439 gene encoding intelectin-1 isoform X1, which produces MVVPILRKFRAVYRAGVTYNSLFFLTGRVDSERERQRERSSFAVVSPSNGRRGQHTALIRSQAPAVAYTDPSEWNCSYSPNLPRSCKEIKQECPKSRDGLYFLRTENGVIYQTFCDMTSGGGGWTLVASVHENLMAGKCTLGDRWSSQQGSRADYPEGEGNWANYNTFGSAEAATNDDYKNPGYYDIQAQDLEIWHVPNKTPLQHWRNSSLLRYRTNTGFFQHLGHNLFGLYQKYPVKYGTGKCWTDNGPAIPVLYDFGDAEKTASYYSPLGRKEFVAGFVQFRVFNNERAANALCAGMRVTGCNTELHCIGGGGFFPEGNPRQCGDFSAFDWSGYGTHQGYSSSREITEAAVLMFYR; this is translated from the exons ATGGTTGTTCCAATCCTCCGGAAGTTTAGAGCAGTTTACAGAGCTGGAGTTACAtacaatagtcttttttttttgacaggcagagtggacagtgagagagagagacagagagaaaggtcttcctttgctgttgtttcaccctccaatggccgccgtggccagcacaccgcgctgattcgaagccaggcaccag CTGTGGCCTATACAGATCCCTCGGAATGGAACTGTTCGTATTCTCCAAATCTGCCCAGAAGCTGCAAGGAAATCAAACAGGAGTGCCCTAAATCACGCG ATGGCCTGTATTTCCTCCGCACTGAGAATGGGGTCATCTACCAGACCTTCTGCGACATGACCTCAGGGGGTGGTGGCTGGACCCTGGTGGCCAGTGTGCACGAGAACCTCATGGCTGGGAAGTGCACATTGGGTGATCGCTGGTCCAGTCAGCAGGGCAGCAGAGCAGACTACCCAGAGGGGGAAGGCAACTGGGCCAATTACAACACCTTTGGGTCTGCGGAGGCAGCCACAAATGATGACTACAAG AACCCCGGCTACTACGACATCCAGGCCCAGGACCTGGAAATCTGGCACGTGCCCAACAAGACGCCCCTGCAGCACTGGAggaacagctccctgctgaggtacCGCACCAACACTGGCTTCTTCCAGCATCTGGGACACAATCTGTTTGGCCTCTACCAG AAATACCCAGTGAAATATGGCACAGGGAAGTGTTGGACTGACAACGGCCCAGCGATTCCTGTGCTCTATGACTTTGGTGATGCTGAGAAAACTGCATCTTATTACTCACCTCTGGGTCGGA AGGAATTTGTTGCCGGATTTGTCCAGTTCAGGGTATTTAACAATGAGAGAGCAGCCAACGCGCTGTGTGCTGGGATGAGAGTTACTGGCTGTAACACTGAATTA CACTGCATCGGTGGAGGAGGATTCTTCCCGGAGGGCAATCCCAGGCAGTGTGGGGATTTCTCCGCCTTTGACTGGAGTGGATATGGAACTCATCAGGGTTATAGCAGCAGCCGGGAGATCACCGAGGCAGCTGTGCTGATGTTCtacagatga